GAAACGCGCCACATCTCCTGGGTCTTGTTAATTGCCACCTGCATCTGGGGCATCTATGGTTATTTCAATATGCCGCAGCGCAAAGACCCGGATATTCCTGTGCGGGTGGCGGTGGCGCTCACCCCTTGGCCCGGTTCGAGCGCCGAAAAGATTGAGAATCTGGTCACTAAAAGAATCGAAGCCAAGATTGCCGAAAACGCCAAGGTGACGAAGATTGAATCCATTTCGCGAACCAGCATCTCAGTGGTTTACCTGGAGCTTGACGAAAATATTAAAGAGACCGGCAAAGAACTGGATGACATCAAGCTGAAACTTGACAGCATCACCGATTTGCCGGACGGCGCGGGACCTATCAATTTCATTAAAGATTTTGGCGACACTGCGGCGTTGATGCTCACGGTCGCAAGCCCCAAAGTAAATGAGGTGGAAATCGCTTTGCGTTCCGATGCCGTGCAAAAAGCGATTAGCGAAACGCGCGCCCAGGCGTCAACGGCAACGAATAATAATCGCTTCACGATCATTCAAAATGTTCCCCCATCATTCAGTTTAAGCACTATTCGCGCGGCGCTTGACCTGTTGGTTCGCTTCGCCAAAGAGAAGGGGTTTGCTGAGGATATTCGCCTAATTGAAACCGCAGGATTTGTGGGACTGGATGGCGCATCAAGTGAAAGCGAAGAAAAATTGCAGGAATACACCCAACAATTCATTCGCGAGAAATTGCAAGCCGCAGAATTTGACCCCGACGTCTGGCAATCGGTGGTAATCAAAGACCCGCAAGAGACGCGCGCGAAAATAACCGCGATAGTGGGCGAAAAATACAGCTATCGTCAGATGGACGATTTTACGGACATCATCGAAAAGACACTGAAAACGATTCCTGCGGTTTCCAAAGTTTCTCGCTCCGGCATCCTGCAAGAGAAAGTGTTTTTGGAATACTCGCAGGAACGATTGGCGGCGTACAATCTGGAAAGTCAAAGCCTGCAAAACATTCTCAAAGCGCGCAACATCACCTTGCCGGGCGGACAGTTGCAGGTTGACGACAAGAATTTAACCATTGACCCATCGGGCGAATTCAAAAGCGAAAAAGAGATTGCCGATGTGGTGGTCGGCGCTTCGGCAAGCGGCGTGCCGGTCTATTTGCGCGACCTCGTTGACATCGTTCGCAGTTATGATAACCCGCCGCGCTTTTTAAATTTTTATAACTGGCGCGATGCCAACGGCGATTGGCAGCGCACCCGCGCCATCACCCTTTCGGTGCAGATGCGCGCCGGCGAAAAGATTGGTGATTTCGGTAAGACCGTCGATGAGACGCTTAACGAACTCAAGAAACGTCTGCCCGAAGATTTAATTTTAGCGCGCACCAGTGACCAGCCATTGCAGGTGACCGAAAGCGTTGACCTCTTTATGACCAGTCTCTATGAAGCCATCGTTCTGGTCGTGCTGGTTTCGTTAGTCGGTTTTTGGGAATGGCGTTCGGCGCTGCTGATGGCATTTTCGATTCCCATCACCTTAGCAATGACCTTTGGGTTGATGTCGTTTCTCGGCATCGACCTGCAACAAATTTCCATCGGCACGCTCATCATTGCGCTGGGGTTGTTGGTTGATGACCCGGTGGTTGCGGGCGATGCCATCAAACGCGATTTGGCATCGGGACATACGCCGCTGGTTTCTGCGTGGCTGGGACCGACCAAACTGGCAACTGCGATTATGTATGCCACAGTCACCAACATCGTCGCTTACTTGCCGTTTCTCTTGCTTACGGGCGACACCGGAAAATTTTTATATAGCTTGCCGGTGGTGCTCGCCTGTTCGCTCGTGGCATCGAGATTGGTTTCGATGACCTTCATTCCCTTGCTGGGATTTTATTTGCTCAAACCGAAAGCCGAACGACCAATTGAAGAACGGCGCAAAAAAGGTTTCGCGGCGTTTTATTACCGCATTGGAACCTGGGCAATCCAACACCGCTGGAAAGTGCTGGCAGGTTCATTGGCGTTCCTCGCGCTTGGCGGATTTTTCCTGAGTCAGTTGAAACAACAGTTCTTTCCCAAAGACCTTTCCTATCTCTCTTATGTCGATGTGTGGTTGCCGGAAGATGCGCCGCTGTTTGCGACTAATGAAGCCGCCAGACAGGCAGAAGAGACGATCAGAGATGTGGTGAAAGAGTACGAACTGGAACTCGCCGCAAAGACCGGTGAGTCGCGTCCGGCGCTTGAGTCGTTGACGACTTTTGTTGGCGGTGGTGGCCCGCGTTTCTGGTTTTCGCTGTCACCTGAACAGCAGCAGTTGAACTATGCGCAGATTATCATTCAGACAAAAGATAAACACGACACCAATCATTTGATTGCGCCATTGCAGAAAGCCTTATCCGCGCGGGTTGCCGGGGCGCGCATCGATGTGCGACAACTGGAATCGGGCGCTGCCGTAGGGCTTCCGGTTGCCATCAGATTATCGGGCGACGATATAGGGACGCTCAGGGCTTACGCCGAGCAGTTGAAAGAAATTTTGCGCGCCGTACCGACGGCAGCGCGTGTGCGCGATGATTGGGGCGACGAAAGCTTTATGGTCAAACTGCAAACCGACGCCGACCGCGCCAATATGGCTGGCGTATCGAATATGGATGTTGCGTCTTCTTCGGTTGCGGGCATGACCGGAGCCTCTATGACGACGTTGCGCGAAGGCGATAAACAAATACCTGTAGTGGTGCGCATGCGTATGGAAGAACGCGCCCAACTCGGCGACATCAAAAATCTCTACGTCTATTCGCAAACCAACGGGCGACGCATCCCGCTGCAACAGGTCTCTTCGATTGATTACCAACTGGAGACCGAAAAGCTCAGAAGGCGCAATCAATTTCGCACCATCACGGTTTCATGTATGCCGGAAGGCGACACCCTGCCATCCGAAATTATGACAGCGGCGCGTCCGCAACTCGAAGAATTGCAGAAACAGTTGCCGCCGGGTTACAAACTGGAAATCGGCGGCGAAGAAGCCGAGCAGGTGAAAGGGTTCAAACAACTGACGATTGTGATGGCAATATCGGTCGCGGTCATCTTTCTGGCGCTGGTTTTTCAATTCAAACACGCCATCAAACCCTTCATCGTGTTTGCGGCGATTCCCTATGGCATTGTCGGAGCTTTAGGCGTGTTGTGGATGATGGGCGCGCCATTTGGCTTCATGGCTTTTTTGGGAATTGTCAGTTTAATCGGCGTCATTGTCAGCCACATCATCGTGCTCTTTGATTTTATCGAAGAGAAACATGCCGAAGGTGAACCATTGATTGAAGCGTTGCTCGACGCAGGGATTATGCGACTGAGACCCGTGTTGATTACGGTCGGCGCAACCGTGATTGCATTGTTTCCGCTGGCAGCGCACGGCGGTCCCTTGTGGGAGCCGCTTTGTTACGCGCAGATTGGCGGTTTGTGCGCGGCAACGGTCGTCACCTTGTTGATGGTTCCGGTGATTTACTCCATCTTCGTTTTGGATTTGAAGTTGGTGAAATGGGACAGCACCCCTGAGCCTTCTAATCAGGAGGTCTCTGATGTTGAAGTGGTCGCCATCACCAATTGATTAAACCTGAAACGATAGAACAGTCCGCATAAACCGGAATCAAGGATAACGCTATTCATCTATTTATGCGGTTGTGGGAGATGTCTCGAATACTTGCTGCGTCTGAGCGCAACGCATAAAAAATTAAGCCTGATGTCGTGCGCGGCGTCAGGCTTTTTTGTTTTGCTGAATGGAAATCGTCTCTTGCTTGTTTTCAGCCTCTAACTGTAGTAGTTTTTTGACAGCCGATGAAAACGATGTAAACACGATGAATCACAACCGAATCGACCGCGCTTGTCACCGAGAAAGGAAACGAGCGCATTTTTTGTATGTCAGGAAATTTACCAGCAGTGAAAACCGTAAGTTTACCCGAAGAAGCCATCAGGTCTCTATTTGGACCTTATGATGAAAATATCAAGCAACTGGAAAGTCTTATTCCGGTGCGCGTCAACCTGCGCGGCAATGAGTTGATCATTGAAGGCGAAGAAGCCGACGCTCATGTGGTTGAGCAAATCCTCACCGACTACGCGGCGCTTTTTAAAGAAGGTCAGCGCATGTCGAATGATGAGTTGAAGTCCGCCTTCAAACAGATTGCCGAAGACCGCGCTTATCGGTTGCGCGATTACTTTACCAAAGCGCGCATCAATCCGGCGGGCAAAAAACAGGTGGTCGCGAAATCCTTCAATCAACGCCGCTACCTCGAAGCCATCGAGAAAAGCGACATTGTTTTCGGTATCGGTCCCGCCGGAACCGGCAAAACTTTTCTTGCGGTGGCGATGGCTGTGCAAGCCTTGATGCAAAAGCGCGTCAATCGCATTGTGCTGGCGCGACCGGCGGTTGAAGCCGGTGAAAAACTCGGA
The nucleotide sequence above comes from Acidobacteriota bacterium. Encoded proteins:
- a CDS encoding efflux RND transporter permease subunit, whose protein sequence is MAHLKSDDEMIKKTHNTARFFVETRHISWVLLIATCIWGIYGYFNMPQRKDPDIPVRVAVALTPWPGSSAEKIENLVTKRIEAKIAENAKVTKIESISRTSISVVYLELDENIKETGKELDDIKLKLDSITDLPDGAGPINFIKDFGDTAALMLTVASPKVNEVEIALRSDAVQKAISETRAQASTATNNNRFTIIQNVPPSFSLSTIRAALDLLVRFAKEKGFAEDIRLIETAGFVGLDGASSESEEKLQEYTQQFIREKLQAAEFDPDVWQSVVIKDPQETRAKITAIVGEKYSYRQMDDFTDIIEKTLKTIPAVSKVSRSGILQEKVFLEYSQERLAAYNLESQSLQNILKARNITLPGGQLQVDDKNLTIDPSGEFKSEKEIADVVVGASASGVPVYLRDLVDIVRSYDNPPRFLNFYNWRDANGDWQRTRAITLSVQMRAGEKIGDFGKTVDETLNELKKRLPEDLILARTSDQPLQVTESVDLFMTSLYEAIVLVVLVSLVGFWEWRSALLMAFSIPITLAMTFGLMSFLGIDLQQISIGTLIIALGLLVDDPVVAGDAIKRDLASGHTPLVSAWLGPTKLATAIMYATVTNIVAYLPFLLLTGDTGKFLYSLPVVLACSLVASRLVSMTFIPLLGFYLLKPKAERPIEERRKKGFAAFYYRIGTWAIQHRWKVLAGSLAFLALGGFFLSQLKQQFFPKDLSYLSYVDVWLPEDAPLFATNEAARQAEETIRDVVKEYELELAAKTGESRPALESLTTFVGGGGPRFWFSLSPEQQQLNYAQIIIQTKDKHDTNHLIAPLQKALSARVAGARIDVRQLESGAAVGLPVAIRLSGDDIGTLRAYAEQLKEILRAVPTAARVRDDWGDESFMVKLQTDADRANMAGVSNMDVASSSVAGMTGASMTTLREGDKQIPVVVRMRMEERAQLGDIKNLYVYSQTNGRRIPLQQVSSIDYQLETEKLRRRNQFRTITVSCMPEGDTLPSEIMTAARPQLEELQKQLPPGYKLEIGGEEAEQVKGFKQLTIVMAISVAVIFLALVFQFKHAIKPFIVFAAIPYGIVGALGVLWMMGAPFGFMAFLGIVSLIGVIVSHIIVLFDFIEEKHAEGEPLIEALLDAGIMRLRPVLITVGATVIALFPLAAHGGPLWEPLCYAQIGGLCAATVVTLLMVPVIYSIFVLDLKLVKWDSTPEPSNQEVSDVEVVAITN